A genomic segment from Hoeflea sp. IMCC20628 encodes:
- a CDS encoding thioredoxin family protein, with protein sequence MKTVTVYGPGCKRCETTEIMIREAATKLGVEVNIEKVSDPRAIAMAGVMSTPGISVDGKLVHAGGLPAVAKLEGWLVT encoded by the coding sequence ATGAAGACTGTCACAGTCTACGGCCCCGGCTGTAAACGCTGCGAAACCACCGAGATCATGATACGCGAGGCTGCCACGAAACTGGGTGTCGAAGTCAATATCGAAAAAGTGTCCGACCCACGCGCCATTGCAATGGCGGGCGTGATGTCAACACCGGGCATCAGTGTTGATGGCAAGCTGGTCCATGCCGGAGGGCTGCCCGCTGTAGCCAAACTGGAAGGATGGCTGGTGACATGA
- a CDS encoding MBL fold metallo-hydrolase, with protein sequence MEQRSAENLANNATFGVVVTDEGVVLVDPGGSWKGAEAIHARIRDITDQPVKFVIDTGGQDHRWLGNSYWLAQGATVIASQDAVQDQKVRGSPQLSALTQLLGEQLSGTEPAYANVTFANNYTLELGGLTFEIMHVGQAHTPGDSFVWLSAKDTVFTGDIVYVDRILGNGAQSNAKSWIAVFEAVAALDPAHVVPGHGHATTLQKATADTYDYLINLRTRIGTLIDDGGDIMDAPKIDQSAFSYLEQFDSLAGRNAQTTYEQMEWE encoded by the coding sequence ATGGAACAACGTTCAGCAGAAAACCTGGCCAACAATGCAACATTCGGCGTTGTTGTCACTGATGAGGGTGTCGTCCTGGTCGATCCTGGCGGAAGCTGGAAAGGTGCCGAAGCAATCCATGCGCGCATTCGCGACATCACAGATCAGCCAGTCAAGTTTGTTATCGACACTGGCGGGCAGGATCATCGCTGGCTTGGCAACAGCTACTGGCTGGCACAGGGGGCCACAGTCATTGCATCGCAAGACGCTGTTCAGGACCAGAAAGTGCGCGGTTCGCCACAACTCAGCGCGCTCACTCAACTCCTGGGGGAACAGTTGTCCGGCACAGAACCCGCCTATGCCAATGTGACCTTTGCGAACAATTACACACTGGAACTCGGTGGGCTCACATTTGAGATCATGCACGTGGGACAGGCGCACACGCCGGGCGACAGCTTTGTCTGGCTATCGGCAAAGGACACGGTATTCACCGGCGACATCGTTTATGTTGATCGCATTCTCGGTAATGGTGCGCAGTCGAATGCCAAAAGCTGGATTGCCGTATTCGAGGCGGTGGCCGCATTGGACCCCGCTCATGTGGTGCCCGGCCACGGGCATGCGACGACCTTGCAGAAAGCCACGGCTGACACCTATGACTACCTCATCAATCTGCGCACCCGTATTGGTACCCTGATTGACGACGGGGGCGACATCATGGATGCGCCGAAGATCGACCAGTCCGCGTTTTCCTATCTTGAGCAATTTGACAGCCTTGCTGGCCGCAATGCGCAAACAACATATGAACAGATGGAGTGGGAATGA
- a CDS encoding OsmC family protein produces MLEYSVSAKRLDDTGSEASANDARIILDTGMAGRPDAFNPAELLLASVAACMIKGIERVTPMLDFHLRGVEVTLHGLRQDSPPKMTSISYELIIDTDEIDQRLDLLHKNVRKYGTISNTIAEATKLQGTIRRKA; encoded by the coding sequence ATGCTTGAGTATTCCGTTTCAGCCAAGCGGCTGGATGACACCGGTTCCGAGGCATCGGCCAACGATGCGCGCATAATCCTTGATACCGGGATGGCTGGGCGACCAGATGCCTTCAATCCGGCTGAACTGCTTCTTGCGTCGGTCGCCGCCTGCATGATCAAGGGCATTGAGCGCGTGACACCGATGCTCGACTTTCATCTGCGTGGTGTCGAGGTAACGCTTCACGGCCTCCGGCAGGACAGCCCGCCCAAAATGACCTCCATCAGCTACGAGTTGATCATCGACACAGATGAAATCGATCAGCGACTCGACCTGCTGCATAAAAATGTCCGCAAATATGGGACGATCTCCAACACCATAGCCGAAGCCACGAAGCTTCAGGGAACGATCCGCCGAAAGGCATGA
- a CDS encoding heavy metal translocating P-type ATPase, translating to MSSYDESNLQLDIPVLLPNIPDEHDACVERLIADLAGREGVSKVHVLAAAAGQPARLCIHYDPANISLARITEIAESSGARLTKQFGHVLWEVNGVQNSSRARTVTDYIQQMPGVLEAVANVAGPVRIEFDRSVTSEAALRKGLEDLGVIFPSASPALAPEHGEEGEEHEHEHGGIFGRNTELIFSFLCGGFLVAGFASSFMVSVPIWIPLVLYVASYGFGGYYLLREAIESLLVGRFEIDFLMLVAAAGAAVLGQWAEGALLLFLFSIGHGLEHYAMGRARRAIAALAELTPPTAEVKRDGNIREVPVAELVVGDVVVVRPNSRIPADGFVTLGTSSIDQAPVTGESVPVDKRAVSDIAEAASMASDLSAEFRVYAGTINGGGALEIQVSKLARDSTLARLVQMVSEAETQKSPTQRFTDRFERIFVPVVLISVGLLLFAWLVIDEPFSASFYRAMAVLVAASPCALAISTPSAVLAGVARAARGGVLVKGGGPLENLGTLGAIAFDKTGTLTEGTPRMTDVVPASGVTEQELLEAAVAVEALSDHPLASAVVRDGAERLGGHTHVATADNLQSITGRGLVAEIAGDKVYVGKAALFAEIDGSPIPIDVAETSENLEKQGRTTMVVRMADRYLGVIGLMDTPRAAAAGVITSLRTLGISRMVMISGDNSRVADAVAKEVGLDEAMGDLMPEDKVATIKRLRLEQPVAMVGDGVNDAPAMANATVGIAMGAAGSDVALETADVALMGDALERLPFIIGLSRRTSRTIKQNLWISLGMVAILVPATLFGLQLGAAVVFHEGSTVIVVINALRLLAYRDVI from the coding sequence ATGTCGTCATATGATGAAAGCAATCTGCAGCTCGACATTCCTGTCCTGCTTCCCAACATTCCGGATGAACATGATGCTTGCGTCGAACGATTGATCGCGGACCTTGCCGGGCGCGAAGGCGTATCAAAGGTACATGTCCTTGCCGCTGCCGCAGGTCAACCAGCAAGACTTTGCATCCACTACGATCCCGCCAATATCAGCCTCGCCAGGATCACGGAGATTGCCGAGAGTTCCGGGGCCAGGCTGACTAAACAGTTTGGCCATGTCTTGTGGGAGGTGAACGGTGTGCAGAATTCGAGCCGCGCCCGCACGGTCACGGATTATATCCAGCAGATGCCGGGCGTTCTGGAAGCCGTCGCCAATGTTGCCGGTCCGGTGCGCATCGAGTTTGATCGGTCGGTGACATCTGAAGCTGCGCTCCGCAAGGGCCTGGAAGACTTGGGCGTCATCTTCCCTTCTGCCTCTCCGGCATTGGCTCCTGAGCATGGCGAGGAAGGCGAAGAACACGAGCACGAGCACGGTGGCATCTTTGGCCGCAACACCGAACTGATCTTTTCCTTCCTCTGCGGCGGCTTTCTCGTAGCAGGTTTTGCGTCATCGTTCATGGTTTCGGTACCAATTTGGATTCCGCTTGTCCTTTATGTCGCCTCCTATGGTTTTGGTGGATATTACCTTCTTCGCGAGGCCATTGAGTCATTGCTTGTGGGTCGCTTCGAGATCGACTTCCTGATGCTGGTTGCTGCGGCTGGTGCGGCAGTGCTTGGCCAATGGGCCGAGGGCGCGCTGTTGCTCTTCCTGTTCAGCATCGGGCATGGGTTGGAGCACTATGCAATGGGACGCGCGCGCCGCGCCATTGCGGCACTTGCGGAGCTCACGCCACCAACGGCCGAAGTCAAGCGAGACGGCAACATCCGCGAAGTGCCAGTGGCCGAACTGGTTGTCGGCGATGTTGTTGTCGTCCGACCGAATTCGCGCATCCCAGCTGACGGGTTCGTGACGCTTGGGACAAGCAGTATCGACCAGGCCCCGGTAACCGGTGAGAGCGTTCCGGTGGATAAAAGGGCGGTGAGCGATATAGCCGAGGCCGCGTCGATGGCCAGCGATCTCTCAGCCGAGTTCCGCGTCTATGCCGGGACCATCAATGGCGGCGGAGCTCTTGAGATTCAGGTCTCCAAGCTGGCCAGGGACAGCACGCTTGCTCGCCTCGTGCAGATGGTTAGTGAGGCCGAAACCCAGAAGTCGCCCACCCAGCGCTTTACAGATCGCTTCGAGCGCATCTTCGTTCCGGTGGTGCTGATATCAGTTGGTCTCCTCTTGTTCGCATGGCTTGTAATCGACGAGCCTTTCAGCGCCAGCTTCTATCGCGCCATGGCGGTTCTGGTTGCCGCAAGCCCTTGCGCACTTGCCATCTCCACACCGAGTGCGGTGCTGGCGGGTGTTGCGAGGGCCGCACGCGGTGGGGTCCTGGTAAAGGGTGGTGGCCCGCTCGAAAATCTTGGCACACTTGGTGCCATTGCATTTGACAAGACAGGCACGCTGACCGAAGGCACACCACGAATGACCGATGTAGTTCCGGCTTCAGGGGTCACGGAGCAGGAACTGCTTGAGGCAGCTGTCGCAGTCGAAGCGCTCAGTGATCATCCCCTGGCATCGGCCGTAGTGCGCGATGGAGCCGAGCGGCTTGGTGGCCACACTCATGTGGCTACGGCTGATAACCTGCAAAGCATCACCGGACGTGGTCTCGTGGCGGAAATAGCAGGCGACAAGGTCTATGTCGGCAAGGCCGCTCTTTTTGCGGAAATTGATGGGTCACCTATTCCCATCGATGTAGCGGAGACTTCCGAGAACCTTGAAAAACAGGGGCGCACCACCATGGTGGTGCGCATGGCCGACCGCTATCTGGGGGTCATAGGCCTGATGGATACGCCACGGGCTGCGGCAGCAGGTGTGATCACCAGCCTCCGCACACTTGGCATCAGCCGGATGGTGATGATCTCCGGTGACAACAGCCGTGTTGCCGATGCCGTCGCGAAAGAGGTCGGCCTTGATGAGGCAATGGGAGACTTGATGCCTGAAGACAAGGTCGCAACCATAAAGCGGCTGCGGCTGGAGCAACCGGTTGCCATGGTCGGCGACGGCGTTAATGATGCACCTGCCATGGCCAATGCCACTGTCGGCATTGCAATGGGGGCTGCAGGGTCTGACGTGGCGCTTGAGACTGCCGATGTAGCCTTGATGGGTGACGCTCTGGAGCGACTGCCGTTCATCATCGGCCTCAGCCGCAGGACCAGCCGGACGATCAAGCAAAATCTCTGGATCAGTCTCGGCATGGTCGCCATCCTGGTTCCCGCTACATTGTTCGGGCTGCAGCTCGGCGCGGCGGTTGTATTCCATGAAGGCTCGACGGTCATCGTTGTGATCAACGCTTTGCGGCTGCTCGCATACAGGGATGTAATCTGA
- a CDS encoding thiamine pyrophosphate-dependent enzyme: MPENDTPLEPSHIAIAINYLFGAHGSMPIASDIGDCLFTALEISDTVFVAPGYYASMGMGVPAGLALAAVTGKRPIVLVGDGAFQMTGWEIGNCQKYGWAPIVIVFNNQSWEMLRGFQPGQKYHDLDDWHYADIAPSLGGRGMRVQTCAELKRALDMAMADDSVFQLIEVMLPRGKTSNSLARFTHAIREISAMKNE, from the coding sequence TTGCCCGAGAATGATACTCCACTGGAACCGTCGCATATCGCCATTGCCATCAATTATCTGTTTGGCGCCCATGGGTCGATGCCGATTGCCTCTGATATTGGCGATTGTCTGTTCACGGCGCTGGAAATTTCAGACACAGTATTTGTTGCGCCGGGCTATTATGCCTCCATGGGAATGGGCGTACCGGCGGGGCTTGCGCTGGCCGCGGTCACCGGGAAGCGCCCGATTGTGCTGGTTGGGGACGGTGCGTTCCAGATGACCGGGTGGGAGATTGGGAATTGCCAGAAATACGGCTGGGCACCAATTGTGATTGTGTTCAATAACCAAAGCTGGGAGATGCTGCGCGGCTTTCAGCCCGGCCAGAAATATCACGATCTGGATGATTGGCACTATGCCGATATCGCCCCGTCTTTGGGCGGCCGCGGCATGCGGGTGCAGACCTGCGCCGAATTGAAACGGGCGCTGGATATGGCGATGGCGGACGACAGCGTATTTCAGTTGATCGAGGTGATGTTGCCGCGTGGAAAAACTTCCAACTCATTGGCACGTTTCACTCATGCAATCCGCGAAATTTCTGCCATGAAGAACGAATAG
- a CDS encoding hexameric tyrosine-coordinated heme protein, translated as MTTWLPSLITETPQEGYDLAVKLSRYAVKLTQPDAAARDRMRPDYAEDANSLIAVSQVVATHFATVAAANGFWKDAT; from the coding sequence ATGACAACCTGGCTACCCAGTCTCATCACCGAAACCCCGCAAGAGGGATATGATTTGGCCGTTAAACTGTCACGCTACGCCGTCAAGCTGACGCAACCCGACGCAGCAGCGCGCGATCGTATGCGCCCGGACTATGCCGAAGATGCCAACTCGCTGATCGCCGTCAGCCAAGTCGTTGCCACCCATTTTGCCACAGTCGCAGCGGCAAATGGCTTTTGGAAAGACGCCACGTAA
- a CDS encoding ABC transporter permease: protein MENIFWLVGKELKSVLGDPVMVILILWSFVAAVMLEASGAGDTVRNAAIAIVDEDRSPLTRQIEAALMPPWFQVPVAMTADQASAAMDRGEIMFALAFPPDFAADTITGKAPVAQLLADATAVSQAQLGADYIRNIVQSEARAFLTGSPDGPTPQLRLELRRAFNPNGNPVWFKAMSSLLNQLSLLTIALTGAAMLREREHGTIEHLMVMPLTPVEVALSKVLATMVVVLVAFIGSLLFVVQGVLQVPVAGSAPLLVSGAAVYLWAAAAIGMLLGTLARSMAQFALLVIMVIIPVIMLSGGMGAVESQPDLVQKLTLALPSRHFLSFAKAVAFRGAGISAVWPQLLTMMGLGVVFFAASLALFRRSMSLN, encoded by the coding sequence GTGGAAAACATCTTCTGGCTGGTCGGCAAAGAGCTGAAAAGCGTTCTCGGCGACCCGGTGATGGTGATCCTGATCCTTTGGTCTTTCGTCGCGGCGGTGATGCTCGAGGCCAGCGGCGCGGGTGACACGGTACGCAACGCTGCCATCGCCATCGTCGACGAGGATCGATCGCCCCTGACCCGGCAGATTGAAGCGGCGCTGATGCCACCTTGGTTCCAGGTCCCCGTCGCCATGACCGCGGATCAGGCCAGCGCTGCCATGGACCGTGGCGAGATCATGTTCGCGCTGGCCTTCCCACCGGATTTCGCCGCCGACACGATTACCGGAAAGGCTCCGGTTGCGCAGCTTCTGGCCGATGCGACCGCGGTGTCGCAGGCCCAGCTTGGCGCCGATTACATCCGCAACATCGTACAATCGGAGGCCCGCGCCTTTCTGACGGGAAGCCCGGACGGCCCCACGCCGCAACTGCGGTTGGAGTTGCGCCGTGCCTTCAACCCCAATGGCAACCCGGTCTGGTTCAAGGCAATGTCGTCGCTGCTCAATCAGCTGTCGCTGCTCACCATCGCGCTGACCGGGGCGGCGATGCTGCGCGAACGCGAGCACGGCACGATCGAGCATCTGATGGTGATGCCGTTGACGCCGGTTGAAGTGGCGCTTTCCAAGGTTCTGGCAACGATGGTGGTGGTGCTGGTGGCTTTCATCGGCTCGCTGCTGTTTGTTGTGCAGGGGGTGTTGCAGGTTCCGGTCGCAGGGTCGGCGCCGCTCCTGGTGTCAGGGGCAGCGGTTTACCTATGGGCTGCCGCCGCAATCGGAATGCTCTTGGGAACCCTGGCGCGCAGCATGGCGCAATTTGCGCTGCTGGTGATCATGGTCATCATTCCGGTGATCATGCTGTCGGGTGGCATGGGCGCGGTCGAAAGTCAGCCCGATCTCGTGCAGAAACTGACGCTGGCGCTACCTTCGCGCCATTTTCTGTCCTTCGCCAAGGCGGTAGCATTTCGCGGCGCGGGCATCAGTGCGGTCTGGCCGCAGCTACTTACGATGATGGGCTTAGGTGTGGTGTTCTTTGCCGCGAGTCTTGCACTGTTCCGGCGCTCAATGTCGCTGAATTGA
- the rbbA gene encoding ribosome-associated ATPase/putative transporter RbbA: protein MTAQITAGQTDPVARLEQVSHRFGKVTALDGVTLVLPAGRMIGLIGPDGVGKSTLMGLIAGAKRLQEGTVQTLGGSMADAGHRAAIGGRIAYMPQGLGRNLYHDLSLRENLEFFGKLFGLNRAERARRIERLTRATGLHPFLDRPAGKLSGGMKQKLGLCSALIHDPDFLLLDEPTTGVDPLSRRQFWDLIDAIRADRPQMSVLVSTAYMEEAARFDHLVAMNAGRVLADASPAGLMQQTATDSVGAAYVALLQDDVETATGSPAAEPAVPADQQTTPRPTEEPAIRARNLTRRFGDFTAVDKVNFDIARGEIFGFLGSNGCGKTTTMKMLTGLLPATEGDAWIFGRPVDAQDPQARRRVGFMSQAFSLYGELSVRENLLLHARLFHLGRALTDQRMLDLVPLFELEEYLDQRADSLPLGLRQRLSLAVAVIHAPEILILDEPTSGVDPQARDDFWKLLLNLSRNDQVTIFVSTHFMDEAMRCDRISLMHAGKVLVTDSPDAIIASRKAPSLEEAFIAYISAEIPPEPASTAALVSTSESIGNVSGFSLRRLLAYTTREAMQVRRDPVRLAFAFLGTAMLLLIMSFGISQEVRNIPFASLDQDRSPESRAYLSAFEDSHWFLTREPILDSNALKQRMISGELTLALQIPPGFGADLRRGMETEVAALIDGTDTTRAGTVESYVQGNHTSVLADAGGAAPALAMLAQPNSGPVQMIPRFRYNPAMESLPSIGPSIPPLLLLLFPAILMAVSVAREKEIGTITNFYVTPTGRAEFLIGKQLVYIGITLLNFAILTALVVLVLGVPLRGDPLVLLLAALMYSVAATGFGLLVSMMSSTQVTAVFASTILSVMPTLQFSGMMTPVSSLEGPARILGSLWPTTWYMAVSVGTFTKGLGLADLSGALIRLAAFGPVFTGLAILALRKQEK from the coding sequence ATGACAGCTCAAATAACGGCTGGACAGACCGATCCTGTCGCTCGGCTTGAGCAGGTCAGTCACCGATTCGGCAAGGTCACGGCGCTGGACGGTGTGACGCTTGTCTTGCCCGCCGGGCGGATGATCGGGTTGATCGGTCCCGACGGGGTTGGAAAGTCGACGCTGATGGGACTGATCGCAGGTGCCAAACGGCTGCAAGAAGGCACAGTCCAGACCCTTGGGGGCAGCATGGCCGACGCAGGCCACCGTGCTGCCATCGGTGGACGCATTGCCTACATGCCGCAAGGGCTGGGGCGCAACCTTTACCATGACCTGTCATTGCGCGAGAATCTCGAGTTTTTCGGCAAACTCTTCGGACTAAACCGGGCCGAACGCGCCAGGCGCATCGAGCGGCTGACCCGAGCCACTGGATTACACCCCTTTCTCGACCGCCCGGCAGGCAAGCTTTCGGGGGGGATGAAGCAGAAGCTGGGCCTGTGTTCGGCGTTGATCCACGATCCCGACTTCCTGCTGCTGGATGAACCAACGACCGGGGTCGATCCGTTGTCGCGTCGCCAGTTCTGGGATTTGATCGACGCAATTCGCGCCGATCGTCCGCAGATGAGCGTACTGGTTTCCACCGCCTACATGGAGGAAGCTGCGCGCTTTGACCATCTTGTTGCGATGAACGCGGGCCGTGTTCTGGCCGACGCCAGCCCCGCCGGTCTGATGCAACAGACCGCAACCGATTCAGTCGGTGCGGCCTATGTTGCGCTGTTGCAGGACGATGTTGAAACGGCAACCGGCAGTCCCGCGGCGGAACCCGCCGTGCCGGCAGATCAGCAGACCACCCCGCGCCCAACCGAGGAACCCGCAATCCGGGCGCGGAACCTGACCCGACGCTTTGGCGATTTTACCGCCGTTGACAAGGTCAATTTCGACATCGCTCGCGGCGAGATCTTCGGCTTTCTCGGTTCAAATGGCTGTGGCAAGACCACCACAATGAAGATGCTGACCGGGCTTTTACCAGCAACCGAAGGCGACGCGTGGATATTCGGTCGTCCAGTCGATGCACAGGACCCGCAGGCCCGCCGCCGCGTCGGTTTCATGTCGCAGGCGTTTTCACTTTATGGCGAGTTGAGCGTTCGCGAAAACCTGTTGTTGCATGCGCGGCTGTTTCACCTGGGCCGGGCGCTGACTGACCAGCGCATGCTGGATCTGGTGCCGCTTTTCGAGCTTGAAGAGTATCTCGATCAGCGAGCCGATTCGTTGCCTCTGGGCCTGCGCCAACGGCTTTCATTGGCGGTGGCGGTGATCCATGCGCCCGAAATCCTGATCCTCGACGAACCGACATCGGGCGTCGATCCTCAGGCGCGCGATGATTTCTGGAAGCTCTTGCTGAATCTGTCGCGAAACGATCAGGTGACGATCTTTGTCTCGACCCATTTCATGGACGAGGCAATGCGCTGCGACCGTATTTCGCTGATGCATGCGGGTAAGGTGCTTGTCACCGACAGCCCGGACGCAATCATCGCTTCACGCAAGGCGCCGTCGCTGGAAGAAGCGTTCATCGCCTATATTTCGGCCGAAATTCCGCCTGAACCCGCCAGCACCGCTGCACTCGTTTCCACATCCGAAAGCATCGGCAATGTGAGTGGCTTCAGCCTGCGCCGGTTGTTGGCCTACACCACGCGCGAGGCAATGCAGGTACGGCGCGATCCGGTGCGGCTGGCCTTTGCCTTCCTCGGCACTGCCATGCTGCTGTTGATCATGTCGTTCGGCATTTCGCAGGAGGTGCGCAATATTCCTTTCGCATCCCTGGATCAGGACCGCAGCCCCGAAAGTCGGGCCTATCTTTCGGCATTCGAGGATTCGCATTGGTTTCTCACCCGGGAACCGATCCTGGATTCGAATGCGTTGAAACAGCGGATGATCAGTGGCGAGTTGACGCTGGCGTTGCAGATTCCACCCGGTTTCGGCGCGGATCTGCGGCGCGGTATGGAGACCGAAGTCGCGGCGCTGATCGACGGCACCGACACCACGCGTGCCGGCACTGTAGAAAGCTATGTACAGGGCAATCATACATCGGTCTTGGCCGATGCAGGGGGTGCTGCACCTGCACTTGCCATGCTGGCGCAGCCCAACTCGGGCCCGGTACAGATGATCCCTCGCTTTCGCTACAATCCGGCGATGGAAAGCTTGCCCTCCATCGGCCCCTCAATCCCGCCGCTTTTGTTGCTCCTGTTTCCTGCCATCCTGATGGCTGTCAGCGTGGCCCGCGAAAAAGAGATCGGGACGATAACCAATTTCTACGTAACCCCGACCGGGCGTGCCGAATTCCTGATCGGCAAGCAATTGGTCTATATCGGCATCACACTTTTGAACTTTGCCATCCTGACGGCACTTGTGGTGCTGGTGCTGGGGGTGCCACTGCGCGGCGATCCGCTGGTTCTGCTTCTCGCCGCATTGATGTATTCGGTGGCGGCTACCGGGTTTGGGCTTCTGGTGTCAATGATGTCCTCCACGCAAGTCACGGCAGTTTTTGCCAGCACGATCCTGTCAGTGATGCCGACGTTGCAGTTTTCCGGCATGATGACCCCGGTATCATCGCTGGAGGGACCAGCACGGATTCTGGGCAGCCTTTGGCCGACGACTTGGTACATGGCGGTCAGCGTCGGCACATTCACCAAAGGACTGGGGCTGGCTGATCTTTCGGGGGCGCTAATACGGCTGGCGGCGTTCGGACCCGTGTTCACCGGGTTGGCCATCCTGGCCTTGCGCAAACAGGAGAAGTGA
- a CDS encoding HlyD family efflux transporter periplasmic adaptor subunit, whose translation MSRKISIAIVLIALAGFLGFGAWTVLLKPSDLPPEGFARGNGRIEADLIDISPRLAGRVAEIRVREGDLVQSGDVLAVMDTAELRAQLARSDAAVASAKAGVGVAAAHVVEARARLALAQSEQTRAETLTERNVGSLQDRDIRRTETQVAEAGLTAAEATQYAQERAVEAEAASRTEIAARIEDATLYASGAARVLYRLAQPGEVLGSGGKILTLVSLEDVYMEFFLPASEAPRVRIGDEARIVADIVPDIAIPATVVFVSPQAQFTPKQVETLTERENLMFRVRVRIPPELVASRINQVKTGVRGLAWVRLVQADGSLPEWPAGLTPPLATVSLAAPAMLTKP comes from the coding sequence ATGTCACGCAAGATATCGATAGCAATCGTGCTGATTGCACTTGCCGGGTTTCTGGGCTTCGGAGCCTGGACTGTCCTGCTGAAGCCGTCTGACCTGCCGCCCGAAGGTTTTGCTCGCGGCAATGGCCGGATCGAGGCAGATCTGATCGACATATCGCCGCGGCTGGCGGGACGGGTGGCGGAAATCCGGGTGCGCGAGGGCGATCTTGTGCAGTCGGGTGATGTGTTGGCCGTTATGGATACGGCGGAGTTGCGTGCGCAACTGGCCCGGTCCGATGCAGCAGTGGCCAGCGCCAAAGCCGGCGTTGGGGTCGCCGCCGCCCATGTGGTCGAAGCCCGCGCTCGGCTGGCGCTGGCGCAAAGCGAACAGACCCGCGCCGAAACACTGACCGAACGCAACGTGGGTTCGCTCCAGGATCGAGATATCCGGCGCACCGAAACGCAGGTAGCTGAGGCTGGATTGACCGCAGCCGAGGCCACGCAGTACGCGCAGGAGCGCGCCGTCGAAGCAGAGGCGGCTTCCCGGACCGAGATTGCGGCGCGCATCGAAGATGCAACGCTTTATGCTAGTGGCGCCGCGCGGGTACTGTACCGCTTGGCGCAACCCGGCGAAGTTTTGGGCAGCGGCGGAAAGATTCTGACGCTTGTCAGCCTTGAGGATGTCTACATGGAATTCTTCCTGCCCGCGAGCGAGGCACCCCGCGTGCGTATCGGGGACGAGGCACGCATCGTGGCCGATATCGTGCCCGATATTGCAATCCCGGCAACGGTGGTGTTTGTCTCGCCGCAGGCGCAGTTCACCCCCAAGCAGGTGGAAACCCTGACCGAGCGCGAAAACCTGATGTTCCGTGTGCGCGTGCGCATACCGCCCGAATTGGTGGCCTCGCGCATCAATCAGGTAAAGACCGGAGTGCGCGGCCTCGCTTGGGTGCGGTTGGTGCAGGCCGACGGCAGTCTGCCAGAGTGGCCTGCCGGGTTGACGCCTCCGCTTGCCACGGTGTCGCTCGCTGCCCCAGCAATGCTGACCAAGCCATGA
- a CDS encoding TIGR00730 family Rossman fold protein has translation MTTGSERAEMLAEIISNPSYRLAEEDLALLDEDDLRPLRLQLELIKAERAMRRHGIGSTVVVFGSARIRQDFGDPNSDCCQRQAGYLEEARRFAALVSQRFQKEQRQDFVVVTGGGPGIMEAANRGAWEVGARSIGLNITLPHEQEPNPFITPDLAFRFRYFAIRKMHFALRAKAMVAFPGGFGTLDELFEILTLVQTGKMPAIPIVLLGAAFWRQAINFDFLIEEGMISPADKALFTLVETAEEAVTALQEFYHGRPPE, from the coding sequence ATGACAACCGGATCCGAGCGTGCAGAGATGTTGGCGGAAATAATTTCCAACCCGTCCTACCGGCTGGCAGAGGAAGATCTTGCACTATTGGACGAAGACGATTTGCGCCCTCTGCGCCTTCAGCTTGAGTTGATCAAAGCCGAGCGAGCAATGCGTCGACACGGCATAGGCTCCACCGTTGTGGTATTCGGCAGCGCTCGTATCCGACAGGATTTTGGGGACCCCAACAGTGACTGCTGCCAGCGCCAGGCCGGCTATCTTGAGGAAGCCCGGCGTTTCGCTGCGCTGGTGTCGCAAAGGTTTCAGAAAGAGCAGCGACAGGATTTTGTTGTCGTCACGGGCGGCGGCCCCGGCATCATGGAGGCGGCGAACCGCGGGGCCTGGGAGGTTGGTGCGCGCTCAATCGGGCTCAACATCACCTTGCCGCATGAACAAGAGCCCAATCCCTTTATCACCCCCGATCTGGCTTTCCGCTTTCGCTATTTTGCGATCCGCAAGATGCATTTCGCGTTGCGAGCAAAAGCGATGGTGGCCTTTCCCGGCGGTTTCGGCACACTCGATGAACTGTTCGAGATTCTGACTCTCGTGCAGACCGGCAAGATGCCAGCGATCCCTATAGTATTGCTCGGAGCCGCGTTCTGGCGACAGGCAATCAATTTCGACTTCCTGATTGAGGAAGGCATGATTTCGCCGGCCGACAAAGCTTTGTTCACCCTGGTCGAGACCGCTGAGGAAGCGGTAACGGCACTACAGGAATTCTATCACGGACGGCCACCGGAATGA